The proteins below come from a single Candidatus Methylomirabilota bacterium genomic window:
- a CDS encoding SDR family NAD(P)-dependent oxidoreductase, with protein MALEVPDSWGLAGKVAVVTGGGAAGDGIGNGRAAAILLARAGTRVVVVDRDAALAKRTVEMIAAGGGEAIAVEADVTRAADCAAMVEAALERYGRLDLLDNNVGIGSRGSVVDESEESWRRVMDVNLHSMFLTAKHAIPAMR; from the coding sequence GTGGCGCTCGAGGTGCCCGATAGCTGGGGACTCGCGGGGAAGGTCGCCGTCGTGACGGGCGGGGGCGCGGCCGGCGACGGCATCGGCAACGGCCGCGCCGCCGCGATCCTCCTCGCCCGGGCGGGCACGCGCGTGGTCGTGGTGGACCGCGACGCCGCCCTGGCGAAGCGGACGGTCGAGATGATCGCGGCGGGCGGCGGCGAGGCGATCGCCGTCGAGGCCGACGTCACGCGCGCCGCCGATTGCGCCGCGATGGTCGAGGCGGCGCTCGAGCGTTACGGCCGGCTCGACCTCCTCGACAACAACGTCGGCATCGGCAGCCGCGGCTCCGTCGTCGACGAGAGCGAGGAGAGCTGGCGCCGGGTCATGGACGTCAACCTCCACAGCATGTTCCTCACCGCCAAGCACGCCATCCCCGCCATGCG